Part of the Mercenaria mercenaria strain notata chromosome 8, MADL_Memer_1, whole genome shotgun sequence genome is shown below.
AGATATTTCTGTCATCCCATTATAATTGTTCGATCTAAAAACTTGGAATTTTTCATGAAGTAGACTCAGACCAATATAAATTATtctattttacttaaaaaaaaatgataccctCACAGGTAACTCAATATGTAGGGTGTACTAAAATCTGTAGAAACATACACTTCACCTGGGATTTTAAAGTATGGTCCTATATCTAAGTCAGTATCATGGGATGTGAGGGGTATAGCacattttatttcctctcatgaagaGAATCAGTCAatccgagtctgttattattttactcggttgtgttctatgcttgtGAAGAATCATActttacctctgattcatgtgggaacaTTTGCTTTCATTAATTGTGGAGAAAAGGTTTAACTGGTACATATTCCAGAAGTATTTATCAAGTTTACTACAAAATCCAAGAACAACGGTCAGGTTTACTACAGGATCCAGAAACAATGGTCATGTTTATTACAGAATCCAGTAGTATTGGTCCGCTTAACTACAAAATTCAGGATTTCTGGTAAGGTCGACTATAGAATCCAGTAGCATTGGTCTGGTTTACTAAAGAATCCAGTAGCACAGGTCAGATTTACTAGATTCCAGAAACATTAGTCAAGTTtactacagaatccaggaatattggtcaggtttgctacagaatccaggaatattggtcaggtttgctacagaatccaggaatattggtcaggtttgctacagaatccaggaatattgGTCAGGTTTGCTAccaaatccaggaacactggtcaggttagcTACAGTAGCATTTGTCAGGTTTACTACAGAATCTAGAAGCATTGGTAAGGATAACTGCAGAATTCAGGATTTCTGGTAAGGCTGACTATATAATCCTAGAATGTTGGTCAGGTTTACTACAGAATCCAGTAATATTTGTCAGGTTTactgcagaatccaggaacactggtcaggtttactacagaatccaggaacattgatCAGGTTaactacagaatccaggaacattggtttgGGTCAGGTTtactacagaatccaggaacattggtcgGGTTTACTACAGAACCCAGTAGAATCGGTCAAGTTTACTACAGAATGCAGTAGCATCTGTCAGGTTTACTACAGAATCCATGCACACTGGTCAGGTTTACTAAAGAATTCAGGAACATTGGTCATGTTTACTACAGAATCCAGTAGCATTATTCAGGTTTAGTACAGAATCCTTGAACACTGGTCTTGTTTATTTCTGATCCAGGAGCATTGGTCGGGTTTACTACAGAATCtgggaacactggtcaggtttaCTAAAGAATCCAGTAACATTGGACAGGTTAACTACTGAATCCAGAAGCATTGGTCTAGTTTACGGTTAcaaaatggttaaaaataaataaaacaaacaaacaaaaccagtCATAGTGTGGAGATACAGCTGTTACCCAGCCAGCTTTGAATGATAACCTTTAAGCTTAAAAAAGTGTGCAAAATTGAAGTATTATCACCTGTGAGTACTGTAAACTTGGTCTCTCTGATTCTTGATTTTCCACTGGCAAAGTATGATTGTGTCTGATATAAGGTGGCATAAGGTATCACTGTACGCTTGGACAGATTGTCAAACTCTGCAGATATAGCTATAGATTCACctgaaacataaaaataatgaTGGACCACTGTCCAGCAAACCAATGAAAGAAAGACACAGGACTTACAGATATTAGACACATGTGCTAGACAATATCCCTACCACACCCCAATATATTCTTTCTATGGTTTAATTGGGCAATATTCCTACAAGCTTGAATGTCCTTTTATTAACCTGGACAATATCCTATCTTTACAAAATATGATTTTCCTGAGCAATATCCAACTATCGGTATCTCTAATGTTCTTTTATTTACCTCAGCAATATCCCTTCTATCCTTAAAGATTATTGTTCAGTTGGACAATACCCCATCCATCCTTAAAATTTATGATTTATCTGGGCAATATCCTTTCTATCCTTAAACTTTAAGATTTACCTGGGCAATATCCCTTGTGATCTGTTCTAGCCAATACTGAGATGGGTCCTGAAGTGAACAACCATAAAATATTTACCTGGGCAATATCCTTTGCGATCTGTTCTAGCCAATACTGAGATGGGTCCTGAAGTGAACAACCATAAAATATTTACCTGGGCAATATCTTTTGCGATCTGTTCTAGCCATTATTGAGATGGGTCCTAAGTGAACAACCAGAAAATATTTACCTGGGCAATATCCCTTACGATCTGTTCTAGCTGTTATTGAGATGGTTCCTAAGTGAACAACCATAAAATATTTACCTGGGCAATATCCCTTACGATCTGTTGTAGCTGTTATTGAGATGGGTCCTAAGTGAACAACCATAAAATATTTACCTGGGCAATATCCCTTACGATCTGTTGTAGCTGTTATTGAGATGGGTCCTGAAGTGAACAACCATAAAATATTTACCTGGGCAATATCCCTTACGATCTGTTCTAGCTGTTATTGAGATGGGTCCTAAGTGAACAACCATAAAATATTTACCTGGGCAATATCCCTTACGATCTGTTCTAGCTGTTATTGAGATGTGTCCTAAGTGAACAGCCAGAAAATATTTACCTGGGCAATATCCCTTACAATCTGTTGTAGCTGTTATTGAGATGGGTCCTGAAGTGAACAACCATAAAATATTTACCTGGGCAATATCCCTTACGATCTGTTCTAGCTGTTATTGAGATTGGTCCTAAGTGAACAACCATAAAATATTTACCTGGGCAATATCCCTTACGATCTGTTCTAGCTGTTATTGAGATGTGTCCTAAGTGAACAGCCAGAAAATATTTACCTGGGCAATATCCCTTACAATCTGTTGTAGCTGTTATTGAGATGGGTCCTGAAGTGAACAACCATAAAATATTTACCTGGGCAATATCCCTTGCGATCTGTTCTAGCCATTTTTGAGACGGGTCCTAAGTGAACAACCATAAAATATTTACCTGGGCAATATCCTTTGTGATCTGTTCTAGCCGTTATTGAGATGGGTCCTGAAGTGAACAACCATAAAATATTTACCTGGGCAATATCCCTTACGATCTGTTCTAGCTGTTATTGAGATGGGTCCTAAGTGAACAGCCAGAAAATATTTACCTGGGCAATATCCCTTACAATCTGTTGTAGCTGTTATTGAGATGGGTCCTGAAGTGAACAACCATAAAATATTTACCTGGGCAATATCCCTTGCGATCTGTTCTAGCCATTTTTGAGACGGGTCCTAAGTGAACAACCATAAAATATTTACCTGGGCAATATCCTTTGTGATCTGTTCTAGCCGTTATTGAGATGGGTCCTTAAGTGAACAACCATAAAATATTTACCTGGGCAATATCCCTTACAATCTGTTCTAGCTGTTATTGAGATGGGTCCTAAGTGaacaactataaaatatttacCTGGGCAATATCCCTTACGATCTGTTCTAGCTGTTATTGAGATGGGTCCTAAGTGAACAGCCAGAAAATATTTACCTGGGCAATATCCTTTGTGATCTGTTCTAGCCGTTACTGATATGGGTCCTGAAGTGAACAACCATAAAATATTTACCTGGGCAATATCCCTTACGATCTGTTCTAGCTGTTATTGAGATGGGTCCTAAGTGAACTACCAGAAAATATTTACGTGGGCAATATCCCTTGCAATCTGTTCTAGCCATTATTGAGATGGATCCTAAGTGAACAACCAGAAAATATTTACCTGGGCAATATCCCTTGCGATCTGTTCTAGCCATTATTGTGATGGGTCCTAAGTGAACAACCAGAAAATATTTACCTGGGCAATATCCCTTGCGATCTGTTCTAGCTGTTATTGAGATGGGTCCTGAAGTAAACAACCAGCAACACAGTGTCTTCTCAACACTACTTTCAACACATACCTGCAtgtagaaaacacaaaacttacgAGTGTCCAGATAAGAAGTCTCGACTTTTCAAATCCTGCAACTATTCACTCCAGAAGTATATATTGTCTATCTTAGACAGAATGTGACTTTGGTTGTGTTGAAGTAAAACCGTCAAGTCAGTCAAATCTTTATATCTCAATAAGCTGACTTTTTTCTCTGAATATATAGACATGTATGAGCTTGATAATGTgttcttgaaaaaagcaaaacacaCCATATTCATGTAAAATTTCGGTTACCTCAATGTAAAATGCctgttttctttgaatttgaGATATTGCGTTTTAACTCTATTTTATGACAAGActttcatctcagtgttgttatattttctggtccttcgggatcactgatttcaactcatttagatttgaagattgaatactgcttaagccggtgctaggggactgggcagtgttgcattttccattactgctcatgaacagactcaatcaaaccgagtctgcaattttcactgtttgccttgttttgggtgcttccgagggatctacttttcagattttatttacttcacaacagcgggtgttaagtgctgtgtggcggccgtaaaaagtcgccccgacttcatctcagtgttgttatattttctggtccttcgggatcactgatttcaactcatttagatttgaagattgaatactgcgtaagccggtgctagggggcgtgggcagtgttgcattttccattactgctcatgaacagactcaatcaaaccgagtctgcaattttcactgtttgccttgttttcggtgcttccgagggatctacttttcagattttattttctctttttttgcatATGTCAATATCTAATAGAAACatcaatttatgtataatataatcAATTAAGTTTATTATCTAATTTGCCAACAATAAGTTTATACCAAACATTATCACTACAGTTGAACTTTGTTAGCTCGAACTCGATCTGACCATcaaaatttattcgaattatcaACAGTTTGAGCTGTCGAACAATATACATATAAGGATTTTACTGGGACCTGATAATGAGTTTGAGGGATGGGCAGTGTAGGAATTATCCAAGTTCAAGGGACAAAGTTTGcctgtaaaataaaatcaataaggcTTGGCCTTTGTTGGTAGTATTCATCTTAGGTTGACAATAAAGTAATGTGATACGAATAATATTACTTCTTGATATACAAGGATATTTGCGTGGGAAGTATCTTTGTCCAAAACAACAAAATCTCTCGACATATACACATTATACACCTCAATTAATTTGCACTAATTCATGTTCATTAGCATTGAAGAGAGTTTCTGGAAAGATCAATGTGGCGGAAGAAAAAGAAAGTTTAAAGGCACTCACCTccagattttggttaaaaatgatttttctttctttttttatgaacATTGGAATATGAgaatttgtttctaaactatcttaaaaatgccaaatcaagaaaggAAACAACATTCCGGATTCGGGATTTGAACCTGGGTCACCATGGCAATAAAACTTTCCTGCATTCTTGACTAATACACCATGAAGGAATAAGTATTTGAcgatcatttatatataaatatttattattaaagcTGTTTACCCTGAGTAACCcattacaaatgcttttcaatttttaatgtaaaaataagtaaaaacaactaatatagtctgtcagtaattcaGTTTCAAAGCCTTCGTAAAAAAAatagcattaatttcttgataccttaaatttcttttttttttgttcttgtacgatctggaggccagtgcctttaaattgTCAGATTGGAGTCCCAGGGTATACTGATATAAGAAGACATAGCTACCTGATATTCGGGCTTGTTTATATCTATTGGGCTGATGACAGTAAAGGCtttctttgttttattgttgAAACCCCATGGCTTGTCCATCTCTGCTTTCAGCCAGTATCTTACATTACCATGCTTTCCTTCAAATGATGTAGCAATGCCTCTGAAAACGGGAGGATgatactttaacccttagcctgctgcaggcgaatttaacagcctttgcaaacagcttggaaccagatcagacgccgattaatcggcgtctgatcaggttccaagctgtttgctactctgacaatatttcttccagttttggagcaaattgaatgaactttacaactttagcagacgacatttccagcagacgacaatttatctagcatgctaaaggttaaagatataTCACGCCCAaaatcatatttgaaaatataaacaattaccaTGATACAGTACCTATgtacacacaaaataaacatgtatttgtGTATAAAAAGTACTGTGTGTTTGGTTTAAAATACCAcatactaaactatatacatgtaccaataTAAGTAATGTGTAATACCATGAAAAAAAAACGGGTTTCTTTCACAATATGACCATTATAGTATTTTATCAGTATATGACATCAAATTGGCACTGTAAGCTCTACATACACAGTTaagcctaaaaaaaaattctttgtttccggtaacatgctaaaaaaaattagggtaggtatgTTGGAAttatttttggtgtgtgtgtgtgtgtgtgcgtgtgtgtgttgggggggggttattaagggagactttttggaaattatttttgtgtcaaaaaatgaatacagataaggatttagagcatcagtaagttgatttctaacatcacctGACCATGTTTAGAGCTGTTTTGCACTTTTTGTTATAAAGTTGATAAAGTCGAAAAAATTATtataaggccataaaaacatttaggatcaggccaaaaatttagggtaggtcggaataccggaaacaaacaatttttttttataccttatgatatatatttaatcaatttatatatattttatgaggagtttctaattttaaatgaatatataatgagtaaataaaactgttttaacttCGTATATAGCTAGCGTCACTGGATGTGAAATAGGACTATTGTGTTGGTAATCTCAGGCTTAAACCTGGGACTACCTTTTAGTTTTACATGGCTAATGCTTTATCGACTAAGCTAATTGGCTGCCTGCCTAATATTTTTTCCCCTATTAATGTGACAATGTTCATAATGTGACAGCTAGTAACAGCAGACCTAAATCACTAAAATCATTGAACACTTAAGCCTAAATAGTTTACAACAATGATCagcttttatatattaaattctcCTTTTTCAAAATCGTAGATACAATGTAATAACACTGGTATCACACTGAAGGCAATAAATTATCATAAACTTTGATTTTgatgatatcaaataaaactgCAATTCGTCCATTCTACAGACAGAGGAGCAACTCCAATTTAAACATGTCGACACAGTTCAACTTTTTAACTTTTtggtattatcattattttgctttcaaaatgaagTAGGCATGTTTTATACTGTCTAAAATCGCACTGAAATGTCCACTAGAGATAACTAATTTTCGAAATCAGACGTTTACACATGCACATCAGATCAAAAATCTATGTTGGTGATCTAGGGTTAAATTAAAATGCATGgttactgaaatttaaatatctggACAATTACTAAACTGTTATGCTCAAATGATTAGTTAATGATATATATCTTGAACAAAACGTCGCCTTTTTCAATATGTGTCAATCATTTGTATATTGACCATGTACATTTTGTGTCGGCAATTTTgacaacagatacgttacaacatCTATTCACCTCAAATACTCAGGTGTGTAATGCATGTTCCGGAACGACTATTGACAGTTTGAATGTTTAATGATatgattatcaaaataatatttatttattaatgaaaaaaacatattgtagaaaataaaataagatgataTTCAACTGCCACcgtgtttcaatttctttttaacaGATACGTTACGAAGAGTTTCATTCAGCATACATGTATACTGCATTTATCTAGAAATGTTACTGGACAGAGTAGTAGAACACGTGTTTAACTTTGTATCTGAGTTAAAGTATTTAACTTTTAgtccagatttcatatttttctttgaGAAAACGTATTAAACACAGATATGTTACAAACAACAGATACGTTGTACGACTGTgctataaatgtgtaaaaatgtttgaattgtttgaataatcatcaccttaacttaaagttttagaaaaaagttgATTACggttttattattgatatctgGAGTTTATAAGACATCATAGATAATGAATAAAACAGATAcattacaatttctatttttatgttAGATCTTCaagttaaagtgtttttttttatacaaaacatatacattttgtgttatatttctttattttcaaatagaatcatatcaaaatgtatgaaatataaagcaaatgtaatgccaattaatcaatttaaaaatgcgacagatacgtttatacgaaatgggtagactattttcaccaaaaagactatattttcagatatttctAAAAACCAATTATTTGTTCATATAGTATTTTTTCCTCATCAATTCAAGTGTGTTAATCTACATAATGATATAGATCTTATTTCATAATCCAATATGAAGTGCGTTTTATGATAAttgatatttgtgtaaattaaattatttttccatacaatttgatttattttatcaatcatggtatataaataactttatttcttaTTAAACTGTATTTAGTCTGGACAGGTAAATAACCGACACAAATATTGTtatatgttatattaaaatagttttttgaatgaaaattcacAGTGTAATGTATCTGTCACTGATTTACAGCTATCTTTGCAAAAgcaatgaaataatgaaaaattgtttatagttaactaaaatatttaatttgtgtactccaaaggcatgaaacaactaaatcaaataaaatctgatTATATTTAGGAACATCAGATGTGGGGACATTTTTACTGTccaagttgctcctctatctgtagaatggatGAATTGAAGAAAATGATGCAGTTGAAGAAAATGCTAATACTTCTTTAGAATGCTTAATAATAAGTACCCCATTGGCAAGTCAAATTCAAAGTTAAATTCATGTCTTCCTTCTGTTAGCACATCTCGGCCCTCTGATACTTctgcaaataaagaaatatgtataCTGGTATATATAAATTTGGGCAAATAATCTCAATATTTTAGGTAATTAAAAAGCTCAATTCACTCACAATTGTTAACTTGTGTAAGTAACACCTATTTAAACAGTGCcccacaaaatataatttcattatataATTCGTATGTGGTAAGCTTCATCATGAAATGGTATGCATATGCTTATGCagaggttttgtttgtttgtttgttttggatttaacaccgtttttcaacagtatttcagttagtaacggctggcagttaacataaccagtgttcctagattctgtaccagtacaaaccggttctcagcaagtaacccccaacttccccacatgaatcagaggtggaggacgaatgatttcagacacaatgtcctttatcaaatcgcCATGTAGAACATACAGCCCATCAGGGGATCGAACTCAGGACCCTGCGGTTCATATATCTGCGCTCTCCCTCTCCAGCTAAGCAGGCCGGTGCTTATGCAGTGGTATGCTTATATGGTATGCTTATATAATTCAATATAATTTATGTACTTTATCATGCAACCACCGTGCCATTCTGGTTCTACTAAGTTTACGCTGGCCAGTTCTTTACTCACATGTGGTCTGTTCATGGAAAAGCTTTGTAGTATAAATTGTATGTCAATGTGGAAATAAGCAATGCTGTTTAGAGACGCTTTTCAATTTTGCACAGACAAAATATTGTAATAATCAGGTGCCTCAAGTAGAATAATTTACCTCCTCCAAACAAGActtgtcttttaaaaaaatattccacTTCAGCATTAAAATGTTCCGTGTAAGAGCCAAGTCTGCTACCAGTGCTTCGTGATTCCGTCCAGTGAACctttgcaacacccctcatgaATATCCTTAGTGACCTCATTTTCATATCTCCTTTCAATTCCACTATCACTTTTCCAACAATTTTACCACCTGGATGAAACACAGCCTTGTTCTCACTAAGAACTATCTCAAAACCCTTTAATTTGCccattttgtgcatttttatgACAGCTATCACTTTGACGCAACAGAAAAATATGAGGTGTGTGTAATGTATCGAAAAATTTGCCAATCACAATATATTAAACATCAAAAAATTGATCGAGTATGTATTTTTCTTCAATCTGAAACCCGGAAGTAAATTAACATTCCGTACGCGCGCGCGCATAATTGCTACAGAGTCTGAACGTTACTATTTATAGCTTTAACTGCACCTCTGCATGGGTATGAGACCACAATCCTATCGGCGAAGATAGGATCATGAATGACActaataaaatcttttttatattgtACAACTTGTGAAGAACCATGAAAAGATGCAAATTATTCAACgtgatatttttgtgttatttgatgGTCTAAAACCTGACCTTGGGTTTCATAAATATTACGTTGTTAATTTTTACACGCAACACCGAAAAGGACGAAATGGCCAATGTCAAGCGTCTGCTAAGCAGTATTTTATCGGTAAATTTTGATACCGCGACACTTTTGAATGGAAAAAGCtgagatttaacaagaaattttcatattgaattgaaTTAGATGCACAAatcctttgaaaatgttttacatgGTCGAATTTCACTGTTTCTTAAAATAAGTAGATCCCAGTTCGTCTAAACAAATATTCGGTTATTTCATCACTGGAGGCATGGAAGTCTCTCCTAAGCTTATTTTATAGTTATCGACTgccaggggtcacgctgtcgatcgccacttgagccatttgcgacaaaaaactaaatgtggctccgaaattttctaattggcgaaaatggtctgtctgcaaaactacgaatattgccagttttacaaaccaaaaggtgtgaaaaatcgataatctgtgtagacaaacaacatccgttattgaaagggagggagccaatttgcaaaattgttatttgatcaggcagttaatttgcgataattagattattgaattacaaactggataattataatcatcattttgtgcGCTTGATACGATTTAATGAGCAATCGGCCGTTAGACGATCTAtagcaaattttctatgattgccgagggttagtttgggcaaaaaacaaataaaaaatgcttAAGATAAGCAGAAATTTTAAGTATTgacaggcctttttttcatcaatttgggaatgccaccgacgccggtggaattgggaaaatgctcttgGAAATtatcttaattgggacaatttgcaaattaccaaaatctaaaTCAATGTGTTCTTgagtgaaatattaatgaattgcatttcagtaattgttcaacagtattataatttatctaaatatacatacaaattagcaaaactatcttaaaacagcaaaaaccctaaaaggtataatcatttgggaattttcaattcaactttgggaaaaaagcatacttttttgcattgggactaactccttttaccggaggtagatttatagggggaaaAAGCCCTGATTGAATAggtatgatgatagaaaagcaataaaacgtaggtattttctcaaatatttaattctaacttacgttttccgtatttgtcacccgttttcgcgaccatgattttcggatatttctgtcattacTGACGAGATTTTTAAGTGCagtcttaataaaaagccaataaaaagtctacatttaagaaaaatatgacaactgttgcaaaaggagctattattttgaagtatttttcgagaataaaacatgctaaggcatcgaaccccacccacttataagGCAATGTGCAAAGTAAGACactgcttaaacaaaatttcttcttttttgacatctttattttaaatgtgattttcagaatttttttattaaatggcaaatgtttataaaaatgataattttagatgttaacaaaaactgattttctaagtagctttttaaagggttactaagaaatatgtaataactacattaatttcttgagtggtatgagtactttggtacatataatgtagtcgtACAAGAATCAtgtcaatgctatgcgcttcaCCGTTGTttgcctcataattttatcttcggaaaaagcagtggctcagagaaaaaaattcccagtgtgacccctggaCTGCTTCAGAATAATATTAGTGGTGAATTTAGTTGTATGAAGTCGCTCCAACTCCAGGAAATGCCTGTAAATCTAGTTTACTCTATGCCTGCATTTAGTTATTTGGACTGgatatggaatttttttttggcagtggcgagagaaccggaatcggttccctagacagcgaacttattcgtccggaactggttctctagccaaagtaccgtgcataggttagggaactggaattttatttctatgcataaagctgtcgaaattcactttgtttcttttggtacaTGTAAGTTACTAAGTACCATGcattttattatcttaattaattttaccatttcagcaagccatcccctttcatttatttgtgtttactgtgtcgcCAAAAGTGTACTTGCCGCATACTGtctgccatattggaatgataatataaactagtacgaatgaatgcggaaATCGTCGGCACTGGATTAAgcagaaataaacttgaaatttaaacttaaaaggtacaatacaacaaaagaaacaattaaaacaaattaagtaattactgttaattagtattgatcacatatctttgaatgtgaaatgccgaggtgttacaaaccagtatttaaagtgatcaaagaatctgtatgaagttttaatggcaattaaattagtttgtacatctataaacatgtattatCATGACgcaaatacaaaacaatattattttatatttaaataatttaaacatagtaaatgtttaaagcatataacatttaaaaacagcaaagtagttttcacttattcattcgtactagtttatatcattccattATTCGAATATAACGTCCGGTATTCTATGGCGGACACGGTAGGCAGCGAGTATACCTTTGGAGGCAGAAAATACAAGGGCATGGtaaaataatatgcatgacacttaccaagaaacaaagtgaatttcggcagcATTATGTATTAtgccggacgaataagttcgctgtgtagggaaccgattccgattctctagccactgcctttttttttattcaatccCTCTAAGTGCCAAGTTATCCATGTCTGTAAGACGGAAACATCATATTCCATCACAGTACTACCTGCATAATACACTATTAGTGAGTGGTTTGACATTATTGGAAAATAGATTAAAGATCTATACTAGAATCTGTCACCTCGGCAAAACACCTTGGCTTGGATATCTCGGGCATCCCACATATATAAGTTAACCAAAAAGGCAAATCAAACTCTAGTCTTCTTTGCAGgattttaaagattaacttcttTGCAGGATTTTAAAGATTAACTCTAAACCCCTTAATACCATGGCATATTATCATACCTTCGTCAGACCACAGCTGGAATATAGCTCCGATGTCTGGTCTCCATACACACAAACCAAAATAGAAGCGGTCCAAAGACAGGCAGCGCATTGGGCTATGTTCGACTTTGGCC
Proteins encoded:
- the LOC123522889 gene encoding arrestin domain-containing protein 3-like, coding for MHKMGKLKGFEIVLSENKAVFHPGGKIVGKVIVELKGDMKMRSLRIFMRGVAKVHWTESRSTGSRLGSYTEHFNAEVEYFFKRQVLFGGEVSEGRDVLTEGRHEFNFEFDLPMGGIATSFEGKHGNVRYWLKAEMDKPWGFNNKTKKAFTVISPIDINKPEYQVCVESSVEKTLCCWLFTSGPISITARTDRKGYCPGESIAISAEFDNLSKRTVIPYATLYQTQSYFASGKSRIRETKFTVLTGLPVGPGTRGSWDSQLLKIPAVSPSIINCCVMKVEYFVKVALHIPGAYNLTMHLPITIGTVPFRRGVFNFTDSNFYRETQAHFSAMTFLGLPNPPPYRETITPPPPFEDPPTYAESVSGAVNLWDEDDDRNNPEENMGDLTYTPLYTYVYNYRPPPSYTEVAQSDQNEIVFPPDLEVINGGS